A DNA window from Synchiropus splendidus isolate RoL2022-P1 chromosome 2, RoL_Sspl_1.0, whole genome shotgun sequence contains the following coding sequences:
- the LOC128753344 gene encoding zinc finger BED domain-containing protein 4-like: MTLLWSCLRRRECQDRRAECAAIVRATTPTSSAASSSSPCSSSPSSPTIPEAPHSTSKGSKLWQRFDKNASQTRSSCTADSIVEVKMYLAEPNIRRHDDPLRYWGDKQMIYPHLYTLAKKYLCTPTSSVPCERVFSKAGEILSKKRNRLSPKTHCLSLCQSLSPSQT; this comes from the exons ATGACGCTACTGTGGAGCTGTCTGAGGAGAAGAGAGTGTCAGGATCGAAG AGCAGAGTGTGCTGCAATTGTAAGGGCCACAACACCGacctcctctgctgcctcctcctcttccccctgcTCCAGCTCCCCATCATCCCCAACCATACCAGAGGCTCCTCACTCTACAAGTAAAG GCAGCAAACTGTGGCAGCGGTTTGACAAGAATGCCAGTCAAACACGCTCCAGCTGCACGGCAGACTCCattgtggaggtgaaaatgtacctCGCAGAGCCTAACATTCGTAGACATGATGATCCCCTCCGCTATTGGGGGGACAAACAAATGATATACCCACACTTGTACACTTTGGCAAAAAAATACCTGTGTACCCCCACCTCATCTGTCCCATGTGAAAGGGTTTTTTCAAAGGCGGGGGAAATTCTGTCCAAGAAAAGAAATAGACTAagtccaaaaaca CACTGCTTGTCTCTGTGTCAGAGCTTGTCTCCAAGCCAGACATGA
- the LOC128755031 gene encoding zinc finger BED domain-containing protein 4-like has translation MLRHYWALHETKETGPEQPSIDDRSGVDDALVDMVILDSQPFSFVEDKGFKKLVAALNPGYVLPTRQALKAMVEKRYEELKEKAKVLVSTASAVSLTSDMWTSINTDACLAVTGHFIDTSTTLQTVVLGVVHFPQSHTAENLAQVKSRLMLEWGITDRVTCLVTDGAPNMGACSRHLQLRNTNCVAHTLNLFIKKAIEQNPVLSKIRIDARRLVGYFKSSTTAKERLSQMQVHMGQTTLKLVQEVDTRWNSTFHMLQRLHDMKEPVGAALAGLRTEIAPLTMEQL, from the exons ATGTTGAGGCACTATTGGGCCCTGCATGAGACGAAGGAGACCGGTCCTGAGCAGCCCAGCATCG ATGATAGGAGTGGTGTGGACGATGCTTTGGTTGACATGGTCATCCTTGACTCTCAGCCCTTCTCCTTTGTGGAGGACAAGGGGTTCAAGAAGCTTGTTGCTGCTTTGAACCCTGGCTATGTTCTTCCTACCAGACAG GCTTTGAAAGCCATGGTGGAGAAGCGGTATGAGGAGCTCAAAGAGAAGGCCAAAGTGTTGGTGTCAACTGCTTCAGCAGTTAGTCTCACATCAGACATGTGGACGTCCATCAACACGGATGCCTGTCTGGCTGTGACTGGGCATTTCATTGACACTAGCACAACGTTGCAAACGGTTGTGCTGGGAGTCGTTCATTTTCCGCAGTCCCATACAGCGGAAAATTTGGCCCAGGTGAAGTCCAGGCTCATGTTGGAGTGGGGCATCACCGACAGAGTCACTTGTTTAGTGACTGATGGCGCACCAAATATGGGGGCCTGCAGCCGGCACCTTCAATTGCGTAACACAAATTGTGTGGCGCATACATTGAACCTCTTTATTAAAAAGGCTATTGAGCAAAATCCTGTGCTGTCCAAAATCCGCATTGATGCAAGGAGGCTAGTGGGATATTTTAAGAGCAGCACAACTGCGAAG GAGCGGCTGAGCCAAATGCAAGTTCACATGGGCCAAACAACCCTGAAACTTGTGCAAGAGGTCGACACTCGGTGGAACAGCACCTTCCATATGCTCCAGCGGCTCCATGATATGAAGGAGCCCGTTGGAGCAGCATTGGCAGGCCTGAGGACCGAGATAGCGCCACTCACAATGGAGCAACTCTGA